In Pseudomonas abieticivorans, the genomic window CTTCGACTTTCCACACAAGCGCGCCTTGCTGGTGATGCTGACGCGCGAACGCTTTTTTTCCGACCGCCTCTATCAGCCCTTGGGCAACCCAACTTTCCAGGAGTCAGCGACATGAACACGAATCTGCATGATGTCATCGGCGTGGGTTTCGGCCCCTCCAACCTTGCCCTGGCCATTGCCCTGCAAGAGCTTGCGCAAGACAGCGGCAAGGCCCTGAACGCAATCTTCCTGGACAAGCAGGAGCACTACCGCTGGCACGGCGACACGCTGTCGTCGCAAAGCGAACTGCAGATCTCCTTCCTCAAGGACCTGGTGTCGCTGCGCAACCCCACCAGCCCCTACAGCTTCGTCAACTACCTCAAACAGCACGGGCGCCTGGTGGACTTCATTAACCTGGGCACGTTTTACCCCTCGCGCCTGGAGTACAACGACTACCTGGGCTGGGTCGCCGGGCAGTTTACCGACCAGGCGTTCTATGGCGAAGAGGCCGTGCGCATCGAGCCCGAGCTGAGCAACGGCGCCATCCACCACCTAAAACTGGTTTCCCGCAGCCCGCAAGGCCAGGAGCGCGTGCGGCGAACCCGCTCGGTGGTGATCAGCACCGGCGGCACCCCACGCATTCCCGACATCTTCACCGCGCTCAAGGGCGATGGCCGGGTGTTCCACCACTCGCGCTACCTCAGCGCCATGAAAACCCTGGCCTGCACCCAAGGCAAGCCGATGCGCATCGCCATCATCGGCTCCGGGCAAAGCGCCGCCGAAGCCTTCATCGACCTGAACGACACTTTCCCGTCGGTCAAGGTCGAGATGATCCTGCGCAGCTCTGCCCTCAAGCCTGCCGACGACAGCCCTTTCGTCAACGAAATCTTCGCCCCCGACTACACCGACCTCGTGTTCCAACAGGTGCCGGCAGACCGCGAAAAACTGATCCGCGAGTACCACAACACCAACTACTCGGTGGTAGACCCCAACCTGATCGAACGCATCTACGGCATGCTCTACCGCCAGAAGATCACCCGCCAACCGCGCCATGCCGTGCTGTGTCGCCAGCAAGTGGAGGCCGCCGTGGCCACCGAACACGGCATCGAACTGACCCTGCGCGACCTGGCCACCCAACAGCAGCTGACCCACCGCTACGACGCGATCATCCTGGCCACCGGCTACGAGCGCCGCAGCCACCAGAACCTGCTGGCACCGCTGGCACCCTACCTGCAGGGCCTGGAGGTAGACCGTAACTACCGCGCCCTGGCCTCGGCCGAACTGCAGGCGCCGGTGTTCCTGCAAGGCTTCTGCGAGGCCACCCATGGGCTCAGTGACACGCTGCTGTCGGTGCTGCCGATGCGCAGCGAAGAGATCGGCCGCACGCTGTACCAGGCCTTGAACCTCACCGACAGCCACCGTGAAACCAAGGTCTGCGCCCTCGCCAGCGCCTGATGCCGAAACAAGGAACGCACCATGTCACAGCAACCTAAAAGCGCGCTGCGGGAGTTGTTCGTCCTGCTGCGCCCGTTCAAGTACACCGTGATGAGCTCCATTCTTTTGGGCGTGATCGGTGGCTTGAGCATTACCATCCTGCTGGCCACCATCAATCGCTCGCTGCACGCCCAGGCCGGCCTGGGCCAGGGCGTGGTCTGGCTGTTTGCCGGGCTGTGCGTGGTGGCGTTGGCCAGCTCGATCCTGTCCGACATCGGCACCAACCGAGTCGGCCAATACATCATCGCGGCATTGCGCAAAGAGCTGGGTGAAAAGGTATTGTCGGCGCCCATCGAGCAGATCGAACGCTACCGCAGCCATCGGCTGATCCCGGTACTGACCCATGACGTGGATACCATCAGTGACTTTGCCTTTGCCTTCGCGCCCCTGGCCATTTCGCTGACCGTAACCCTGGGTTGCCTGGGCTACCTGGCCATGCTGTCGTGGCCGATGTTCCTGCTGATGCTGGTGGCCATCGCCCTGGGCACCGGCGCCCAGTACCTCGCCCGGGCCAAGGGCATCAAGGGTTTCCTGGCCGCACGGGAGGCCGAGGACGAACTGCAAAAGCACTACAACGCTATCGCCGGCGGCGCCAAGGAACTGCGCATCCACCGGCCACGTCGCCAGCGCATGTTCAGCCGCCATATCCAAGGCACCGCCGACCGCATTCGCGACACCCAAATTCGCTCGATCAACACCTTCGTCGTCGCCAAGACATTCGGTTCCATGCTGTTTTTTGTGGTGATAGGCCTGGCCTTGGTGTTGCAATCCCTGTGGCCTGCCGCAGACGCTTCGGTGATGAGTGGCTTCGTGCTGGTGCTGCTGTACATGAAAGGGCCGCTGGAACACCTGGTGGGCACGCTGCCTATCGTCAGCCGCGCGCAGATCGCCTTCCGCCGGATCGCCGAGCTGTCCGAACAGTTTTCCTCGCCCGAGCCACACCTGCTGCTCGAAGACCGCAAGAGCCAACTGACGACCCTGCAGGCCCTGGAGCTGCGCGAGGTGCGCTACGCGTTCCCGCCCGTGCAAGGCAGTGCGCCATTTGTACTGGGCCCGGTGAACCTGCGGATCAACCAGGGCGACATCGTATTCATCGTCGGCGAGAACGGTTGTGGCAAGACCACCCTGATCAAGCTGCTGCTAGGGCTGTATGCACCGCAACAGGGCGAGATACGCATCGACGACCAGGCCATCAATGCGCAGAACCGGGATGACTATCGCCAACTCTTCACCACGATCTTCGCCGATTACTACCTGTTCGACGACCCCGCCATGGGTTCGCAACACGTGCCCGAAAGTGCCGAAACCTACCTCAAGCGCCTGGAGATAGCCCACAAGGTCAGTATCCGCGACGGCGTGTTCACCACCACCGACCTGTCCACCGGGCAACGCAAGCGCCTGGCACTGATCAATGCATGGCTGGAAGAACGCCCGGTGTTGGTGTTCGATGAGTGGGCAGCCGACCAGGACCCGACCTTCCGGCGCGTGTTCTATACCGAGTTGCTGCCAGAGCTTAAAAAACTGGGCAAGACGATCATCGTCATCAGCCATGACGACCGCTACTTCGATGCCGCCGACCAGTTGGTGCGCATGGAGGCCGGCCAGGTGCTCGTCAGCGAGCCCTGCCTGGCCTGAGCCCCAGGCGCCAGCAGCCTTGCGCTGCTGGCGTTACTTTCATACTTGGCGCTGCAACCACTGGGCGACCGCGCGATACAAGCCATCGACCCCGTCGATCACCCCGGACATCCGTAAAAAGTCGTGGGTCAAGCCTTGCTCAACCCGCAACTCGACCGCCGTACCGCCACGCTGCAAACATTGCGCATAGGCCAGGCCTTCATCGTGCAGCGGGTCGTACTGCGCCACGCTGACATAGGCGGGCGCCAACGCCCCTGCCGGCTTGGACAACAGTGGCGATACCCGCCAATCGTGCTTCTGCTCCTCGCGCTCCAGATAGTGCCGGTAGAACCAATCCATGGTTTCACTCTCCAGCAGGTAGCCCTCGCCAAACGCCTGGGCCGAACCGTAACGCACCGAGGCGTCCGCTACCGGGTAGAACAACAACTGCGCCACGGGTTTGAAGGCAGACGGTGGGTGTGGTTGTGCGGCGGCTAGCGCCAGCAAAGTCGCCAGGGTGGCCCCGGCACTGTCCCCGGCCAGCACGATGCGGTCAGCGGCCAAGCCCAAGGCCCCGGCCTGCGCCATCAAGTAATCGGCGCTGTCCTGGGCGTCGTGCAACGCCGTTGGGAAGCGATACTCGGGCGCCAGCCGATAGGCCGGCGCCAGCACTGCATGGCCGGTTGCCAGGGCCAGGCGGCGGCACACCCTGTCATGGGAGTCCAGGCTGCCCACCACGTAACCGCCACCGTGAAAATAGAGGATCACCGGGCAGCCCTCCAGGGCACTCCGGGGCGCGCGATAGAGCCTGGCCGGCAGCCGCGCACCATCGCGGGTCGGAACCTGCAACGGCGTGACCGTGATGTTCTGCGGAGGGTCGGGATCCAGTACCTGAGCGCTGAGCTCGAACTCCCGACGGGCCTGTTCGACACTCAGTTCATGCATGGGCAAAATTTTCCCGGTCGCTCGGCCAAACTCGACCAATTCCAGGAATGCAGCCAGATCAGGGTGCAACGACATATCAAATTTCCCCGAAAAAAAAGCCAGTCCAATAGCAACTGGCTTTGCGTTTACTTGAACGCGTTATTGAACCAACAGGCTGTCTGCCAGGCGGCGGCCGACGTCCTGCAAGAATTGCGGATGCTTGAGAATGCGGTAGTGGTCGGTGTCCACGCAGGTACTGGTGCAGTGGCCAGCCGCTTGCTTTTCAAACCCTTCCAGCACTGGGTTCTTCGTTGCGCAGGCCCACCAGAACGCTACCGTTGCCTGCAGGCGTGGCACCTGCAACGCCTGCAATGACAAGGTGCGCAAGCGCAGGCCAACGATAAACGCCTGGGCCAGGTCTTCGGCATCAAACCCCATTGCGGTCGCTGGCAGCGTGGCAAAATAGGCCGTCAGTTGCGCAAGCGATGGAACGTTCGGCCCATCGAGCGCCGAGGGCAACCGGACGACGCTGGCATCGGCGCCCATCACGTCAATGAACCCCGGCAATTCTTGCCGCCAGTCGAACGCCTGGGCCTGCGGCGCAGCCTGGCCTGGAATGTAGCTGTCCACCAGCGAGATGAACTCGACCGATTGCCCCTGTTGCTCAAGCTCCCTGGCCACCAGCACGGCCAGTACGCCGCCCAATGACCACCCCAGCAAACGGTAAGGGCCAAAGGGCTGCTTCTGACGAATGTACTGGGCATAGTCAATAGCCATGGCCGGCAACGATTCGTCCTGCCAGGCAGGGTCCAGCAGCATGCGGCACTGCACCCCATAAACGCTTCGCTCGCCGTCGAGCAGGCGGGCCAACGGCTCGTAGTCGAACACCGTGCCGAAACCGGCATGCAGGCAAAACAGCGGGGTTGCGCCTGCCACTTTGCGGTTGAGCAGCAACAGAGGGTCCAGGGTGCCCGCGGGCGTCTCGCTGTAGCCGGAAAGTTCGGCAATGGTCGGGCGGCTCATCAGGTCGCGCAGCTTGAGTTCGAAGCCTTCGCGTTGAAGGCTTCTGACCCGGGAAACCACCCGCAGGCTGCGCAAAGAATCCCCACCGCGCTCAAAGAAGTTATCCGTGACGCCCACCCGCTCCACGCCCAGCACATCGGCCCAGATCTGTGCCAACTGCTCCTCGAACAGGTTGCGCGGTGCCACGTAACACGCGAGCGGCTCGTTGAAGTCGGGGTCTGGCAGGGCTTTGCGGTCCAATTTGCCGTTGGGGTTAAGTGGCAGCGCTTTAAGCACCACCACCTGCGTGGGCACCATGTAGTCAGGCAGGCGGGCACGCAATGCCTCGCGCAGGGCCTCGGGGGTGTCGGGGCTGGCAAACTGGGTGGTGACGTAGCCAATCAGGCGCTTGTCATCGGCGTTCCCCATCACCACGACCACGGCCTCTCGCACGTTGTCCTGGCCGCGCAATTGCGCTTCGATTTCACCCAGTTCAATGCGGAAACCGCGAATTTTCACTTGCTGGTCCAGACGCCCCAGATAGTCGTACACGCCGTCGGCGCGACGACGCACCAGGTCACCGCTGCGGTACAGCCGGCCACCCTCGGCAAAGGGGCTTGCCACGAAGCGTTCGGCGCTCAGGCCGGGCCGCTGGTGATATCCACGGGCCAGGCCCTCGCCGCCGATGTATAGCTCACCGGCAACGCCGTCGGGTAGCCGGTTGAGGTGAGCATCCAGCACATACAGCTCACGTGCGCCCACCGCGCTGCCGATCGGCGCGATGGGCCCGCCACAATCGCCCGTGCCGTCGACTTTCCACAACAGCGGGGTTACCACGGTTTCGGTCGGGCCGTAACCATTGGTCAAGTACTGCGGCTTCAAGTGGGTCTTCACCAGTTCGAAGGTGGCCTGGGCCACCGCGTCGCCGCCAAAGCAATAGGTGTGTACCGGCGGCGGTGGGGTGTCCAGGGTAGCGGCGTATTCCGCCAACTGCTGCAAATAGGCCGGCGGGAAGCAGGCGATGGTGATGGCATGCTCATGCAATGCCTGTAGCGTTTGCTCGGCCGTCCACAATTGGCTGTCGCGCATCACCACCTGGCCACCGGCCAACAGGGTGGACAACCACCGCTCCTGGGCACCGTCGAAGGCAAACGACATGAACAGCAACTCACGGGTTTGCCCACCCATGCCATAACGCTCCACGATCGCCTGGCAGTGCATGCTCAAAGGCCCGTGGCTCACGGCAACCCCTTTGGGTTGGCCGGTGGAGCCGGAGGTGTAGATCATGTAGGCCAGGTTCTGCGCGAGTACCGGCACTTGAACGGCGCCTGCCGGGTAACCGGCAAGGTCCAGGCGGTCCAGTTCCAGGCGCGGGGAATGGGCCGTGCCCGGCAGACGGTCACTGATCGCCGAATGGGTTAGCAGCAGGGTCATGCCAGAATCGCGGATGATCCATTCCAAGCGCTCGCGCGGGTAATCGATGTCCAGCGGTACATAGGCAGCTCCCGCCTTGAGCACCGCGTAGAAGGCCACGATGGTCTCCACCGAGCGCTCCAGGGCCACGCCCACGCGGCTTTCCGGGCCAATGCCGCGCGCCAACAAGGCCTGCGCCAAGCAGTTGGCACGCGCCTCAAGTGCCGCGTAGCTCAAGCGCTGCCCGGCGCACGTCACGGCAATCGCCTGGGCCGATTGCCGGGCTTGCGTGGCGATAAGCTCGGCGACCGACACCCTTGTCGGCGTCGCTACGCCCCCCTGCGCCAAGGCCTGCCCGACCATCGGCAGGTTGCCAAGGCACGCCTGGGGATTGTCCAGGATGGCGCTTAACAGGGTTTCAAACGACTCGATGATCTGCGCCACCACCCCTTCACTGAAGCGGTTGCGCAAATAAAGGAACTCCACGCTCAGGGTTCTGCCCAGGTTGACGGCCAGGTCCATGGCGTAGTTGGTCACATCGCGGGTTTCGACGCGGCCAAAACTCAGTTCGCCGCCAACGCCCTGCGCAAGCCGGTCATCGATCGGGTAGTTTTCGAACACGATGATGCTGTCAAACAGCGGCAAGCCGCTGCGACCGCTCCAGCGTTGTATATCGGCCAGCGAGGTGTGCTCGAAATCGCGTGCTTCCAAGTTGTAGGTTTGCAGCGTTTGCAGCCATTGGGCCACGCTGGCCTGGGCAGCCGGGCTCTGGATGATTGGGATGGTATTGATGAACAACCCAAGCAGCTTGTCGGCGCCGATGACATCCGCCGGGCGCCCGGCCACGGTGGCGCCGAAGCACACACTGTCTTGCCCGGTGTAGCGTTGCAACAGCAGCAACCAAACCGCTTGGATCAGGGTGTTGGGGGTTACCCGCAGGCGTTGGGCGCAGTCCTGCAGGCCTTGGGTTTGCACCTCGTCCCATTTCAGATAAAGGGCCGCGTGGCCCGTCAGGTTTTCCTCAGGGCCAGGCAGTACGTTGGCCAGCAACGTGGCGCCACCGTCCAGGGTCAGCTTGGAACGCCAGAAGGCCTCGGCGGCGCCGCTGTCCTGGCGCTGCAGCCAATCGATGTAATCGCGATAGCGGCAGGTTTGCGGCTCGATCGCCGACCCCGAGTAGCACGCCAGCACGTCGCCGATCAGCCGCGAGGCACTCCAACCGTCCATCAGTAGGTGGTGGCTGGTCCAGATCAGGTGCTGCCGGCCCGCCAGCAGTACCAGAGTCAAGCGCATCAGCGGCGCCTGGGCCAGGTCAAAGCCGCGCCGACGATCCTCCAGCACCAGGTGCGCCAGTTCTTCGTCGGACGCGGTTCGGCCCGACCAGTCGAGCAAGCGGATGTCCAGCTCGGCCGCACGCTGCACCAACTGCACGGGCTCGCCCAAGGGCGCCTGGGTGTGAAAACTGGTACGCAGAATCGCATGCTGCTTGACCACCTGCTTCCAGGCATCGATGAAGCGATGGGCATCCAGCCCCGTGACCGGCACACTGGTCTGGTTGATATACAGGTCTGCCTGGTCGTCTTCGGCGGCATGGAACAGTATGCCCTGCTGCATGGGCGACAGCGGATAGATGTCCTCGATCTGCGCCGCCGGCACCGGCAGGCTGTCCAACTGGGCTTGGTCAAGCCCTGCCAGCGGGACGTCCGAGGGGGTAATGCCGCACGCTTCGTTGCTTGCGCAATGCTCGATCAGCGCCTTGAGCTCTGCGGCAAATTCGTCTGCCAGGCGCTGCACCGTCTCTGGCTTGAACATCTCGCGGCTAAAGCTCCAGCCCAGGCTCAGTTCGCCTCCGTAGACCCGGCCGTTGATCGACAGCCAGTTGGCCAAGGGCGCCTCGCTGCTCTGGCTGGCACCCGAGCTTTCCGACGCTGGCGCGAGGAACCCCGGTGCTTGATCGCCACCACCCTGCTCGGCAAAACTGCCATCGAACTGCCCCAGGTAGTTGAAGGTGATCCGCGGCACGGGCAACGCTGCCAGCAGCTCCCTGGACGGTGCATCGGCCAGGTAGCGCAACGCGCCGAAACCGATGCCCTTGTCCGGGATGCCGCGCAGTTGTTCCTTGATCTGCTTGATCGAGTTTGCCAGGGTTGGCGCCGGGCTGAGCTTGACCGGGAACACACTGGTGAACCAACCCACGGTACGGGTCAGGTCGATGCTGTCGAACAGGTCTTCGCGGCCATGGCCCTCCAGTTGCACCAACACCTGGTCGTGCCCTGTCCAACGGGCAATGACTCGGGCCAGTGCAGTCAGCAACAGGTCGTTGACCTGCGTGCGATAAGCCGCCGGAGCCTGTTGCAAAAGCGCTCGAGTGTCGTGGGCGCCCAACCGGGTGTGGGCCACCGCGACGTGCGCCCCGTGCAGCGAACCTTGAGGGTTGTCGCACGGCAGTCGCGCATCGCCCCCCGTCAACAGGCCCTGCCAGTAAGGCAACTCCTGGCGCAGCTTGGGGCTGTTGGCATACGCCTGCAAGTGTTCAGCCCAGGCTTGGGTGGAGCTGGTCTTGGCCGGTAGGCGGACGGCTTGCCCGGCCTGCAGTTGGCCATACGCCGTTTGCAGGTCCTCCAGTAAAATACGCCACGACACCCCGTCCACCACCAAGTGGTGAATGGCCAGCAACAGCCGCTGGCTGCCATCGGGCAAGGTGGCGAACACGGCACGCAGCAACGGCCCGTGCTCCAGGTCTAGGCTGCGCTGGGCCTCTTCGCACAGGGCCTCCAGCGCTGGCGTATCGGCCACCGCCACGCACTCGAAAAACGGCCGTTGCTGCCACGCCTGCCGTTGCTCGGCCAGCGAGCGATATCGGCCCACCCAGCGCTCGCCCGATGGCTGCGCGAAACTCAGGCGCAGGGCGTCGTGATGGCTGATCAAGGCTTGCAACGCCTGCTCAAGTGGCTGCGCCTGCAAGGCCTGGCCCGGCTTGAGCAACAACGCCTGGTTGAAGTGGTGGCGCTGTGGGTTGGGCTCGTCGAAGAAATATTGATGAATAGGTAACAGCAACGCCTGCCCGGCCACCGGCCCCTGGTCGATTTGCAAGCCGCCCAGTTCCCCCTGCTTGGCCACCGATGCCAGGCCTTGCACGGTCTGGTGCTGGAACAGCTCCTTGGGCGTGAAGCGTATACCCGCCTGCCGCGCCCGGCTGACCACCTGAATCGAGATGATCGAATCGCCGCCCAGTTCGAAGAAGTTGTCGGTCAGGCCCACGTCATCGAGCTTGAGTACATCCGCCCAGATCGCCGCGATGCGCTGCTCCAACGCCGTCCTGGGCGCCACGTAGGCTTGGCGCAGGATCGCCGAGTCTGGGGCGGGCAAGGCTTTGCGGTCCAGTTTGCCGTTAGCCGTCAGCGGCCACGCGGCCACGAACACCAGATGCGCCGGCACCATGTAGTCGGGCAGGCTAGCCTGCAAATGTTCGCGAATACCTTGGCGCAACTCGCTCTGCTGCGCGGCATCCGAAGGGCACTGCCCGTGGATGATCAGGTACGCCACCAACTGCTTGCCGCTCGGCCCATCGACGTCCAGCACCACGGCCTCGCTGACCACCGATTGCTCTTGCAGCCGAGCTTCGATCTCGCCCAGTTCGATGCGAAAGCCGCGAATTTTCACCTGGTGATCGATGCGCCCGACATATTCGATCGCGCCTTGGGCGCGATAGCGTGCCAGGTCACCGGTACGGTAGAGGCGCCCGCCGCCCTGGGCACTGCGGTCAAAGGGGTCAGGGACAAAACGCTCGGCGGTCAGGGCCGGGCGCCGGTGGTAGCCGCGGGCAAGCCCGGCCTGGCCGACATGCAGCTCGGCATGGCTGCCGGCAATCGCCAGGTTGAAGCTGGCGTCCAACAGGTACCAGGACAGATCGGGGATGACCTTGCCAATCGGGCTGACACCCTCGCGTTGCAGGTCGTTCAGGCTCAGCGGGCGATAGGTGACGTGCACCGTGGTTTCGGTAATGCCGTACATGTTGACCAATTGTGGTTGGCGATCGCCAAACCGCTCGAACCAGGGCTTCAGGCTGGCGATATCCAGCGCTTCACCGCCGAATACCACATAGCGCAGCGCCAGGGTGCCCTGGGCGTTGTCGGGCTGGCATGCGATGGGGATCAGTTGCCTGAACGCCGACGGCGTCTGGTTGAGAACCGTGACCTGCTGGCGAACCAACAGGGCATGGAAGTCCTCGGGCGAGCGCGCCACATCCTGCGGTACGATCACCGCCCTCGCCCCATGCAACAACGCACCAAACAGCTCCCATACCGAGAAGTCGAACGCGTAGGAGTGGAACACGCTCCATACGTCCTGCGCGCCGAACTGGAACCAGCCTTGCGTTGCTTGAAACAGGCGCATCACGTTGTGGTGGGGCAACAACGTGCCCTTGGGCTTGCCAGTGGACCCCGAGGTATAAATC contains:
- a CDS encoding lysine N(6)-hydroxylase/L-ornithine N(5)-oxygenase family protein, producing the protein MNTNLHDVIGVGFGPSNLALAIALQELAQDSGKALNAIFLDKQEHYRWHGDTLSSQSELQISFLKDLVSLRNPTSPYSFVNYLKQHGRLVDFINLGTFYPSRLEYNDYLGWVAGQFTDQAFYGEEAVRIEPELSNGAIHHLKLVSRSPQGQERVRRTRSVVISTGGTPRIPDIFTALKGDGRVFHHSRYLSAMKTLACTQGKPMRIAIIGSGQSAAEAFIDLNDTFPSVKVEMILRSSALKPADDSPFVNEIFAPDYTDLVFQQVPADREKLIREYHNTNYSVVDPNLIERIYGMLYRQKITRQPRHAVLCRQQVEAAVATEHGIELTLRDLATQQQLTHRYDAIILATGYERRSHQNLLAPLAPYLQGLEVDRNYRALASAELQAPVFLQGFCEATHGLSDTLLSVLPMRSEEIGRTLYQALNLTDSHRETKVCALASA
- a CDS encoding cyclic peptide export ABC transporter gives rise to the protein MSQQPKSALRELFVLLRPFKYTVMSSILLGVIGGLSITILLATINRSLHAQAGLGQGVVWLFAGLCVVALASSILSDIGTNRVGQYIIAALRKELGEKVLSAPIEQIERYRSHRLIPVLTHDVDTISDFAFAFAPLAISLTVTLGCLGYLAMLSWPMFLLMLVAIALGTGAQYLARAKGIKGFLAAREAEDELQKHYNAIAGGAKELRIHRPRRQRMFSRHIQGTADRIRDTQIRSINTFVVAKTFGSMLFFVVIGLALVLQSLWPAADASVMSGFVLVLLYMKGPLEHLVGTLPIVSRAQIAFRRIAELSEQFSSPEPHLLLEDRKSQLTTLQALELREVRYAFPPVQGSAPFVLGPVNLRINQGDIVFIVGENGCGKTTLIKLLLGLYAPQQGEIRIDDQAINAQNRDDYRQLFTTIFADYYLFDDPAMGSQHVPESAETYLKRLEIAHKVSIRDGVFTTTDLSTGQRKRLALINAWLEERPVLVFDEWAADQDPTFRRVFYTELLPELKKLGKTIIVISHDDRYFDAADQLVRMEAGQVLVSEPCLA
- a CDS encoding alpha/beta hydrolase, whose amino-acid sequence is MSLHPDLAAFLELVEFGRATGKILPMHELSVEQARREFELSAQVLDPDPPQNITVTPLQVPTRDGARLPARLYRAPRSALEGCPVILYFHGGGYVVGSLDSHDRVCRRLALATGHAVLAPAYRLAPEYRFPTALHDAQDSADYLMAQAGALGLAADRIVLAGDSAGATLATLLALAAAQPHPPSAFKPVAQLLFYPVADASVRYGSAQAFGEGYLLESETMDWFYRHYLEREEQKHDWRVSPLLSKPAGALAPAYVSVAQYDPLHDEGLAYAQCLQRGGTAVELRVEQGLTHDFLRMSGVIDGVDGLYRAVAQWLQRQV